GATATTGAACGAGGGGCGCGACGCGCTGTTCGACATCGATTATCAGGGCACGCAGCAGGTGCGCGAGAAGATGGGCGCCGACACCGTCACCGTGTTCATCCTGCCGCCGTCGATGAAAGAGCTGCGCGCGCGGCTCGAGCGGCGCGCCGAGGATTCACGCGAGACGATCGAGCGGCGGCTCGACAACGCCCGCAACGAGATCCAGCGCTGGAAGGCCTATGATTATGTGCTCGTCAATGATGATCTGCAGCGCACCTTCGACGATCTCATCGCCATTTTGCGTTCCGAGCGTCAGCGCCGCCCGCGGCGCATGAAGGGAATCGAGGCTTTCGTGGAGCGCCTGCTCAACGAATGATCGCGCGACGGGCGATCTTGGCGTGATTCAGCCGATTTGATTGGGCTGAAAGAGCGAGCCTGAAGGCTCGCGGTCCAAGCGCGGCCCCTGGACCGCGAGCCTTCAGGCTCGCTCTCGAAGGGCTTCGAATTCGTTTTCACTGATCCAAAGGGGGAAAAGTCGATGCCTGAGACCGGCAATCCATCCTTCGCCGCCGCATTCGCCCTTCTCGCGCTCGCCGGCTGCAATTCCGCGCAGCCGCCGACGGCGAGCGCGCCTGTCGTCGCGAGCCGCACGGTCACTCCACAGAATTTCGCTCTGCCCGCGGGCGAGGGCTGCGCCGGCGCGCTCGCCCGCTATCGCGCCGTGCTCGACAACGACCTCGCCATGGGGCACGTCGGCCAGAGCGTCTACGCGACCATCCAATCGGAGCTGGCGCCGGCCGATTCGGCCTGCGCGGCTGGACGCGGCGGCGCGGCGCTGTCGCTCCTGCGCGCCAGCAAGTCGCGCCACGGCTATCCCGGTTGAGCCTCGCCCCGCGACCATTGGTCCGAGCAAGTTTGGAAGCAATCCGATCTTGCGGCATTGTTGGAGAAACATTGCCATCTTACGATATTATGACAGTTCGATAACGCTCCTCGCACGCGCACGCTGGGCCAATTCTTGCTTTCCCGGAAGCGGAGCTGGCGGGGGGAGACGTCATTCACTTCGAGAGGCCATGACATGACACGTTTCCGCACCCTTCTCGCCATCGCCGCCGCTCTGGCGGGCTCGGCCGCCACCGCCTCCAGCGAGACTGCGCTCGAACTCTCGATCAAGGATCATCGTTTCGAGCCCGCCTCGCTCACGGCTCGCGCCGGCGAGCCGATCGCCATCACGGTGAAAAATTTGGACGCTACGCCGGAGGAGTTCGAGAGCAAGGCGCTCAAGGTCGAGAAGGTGGTCGCCGGCAATGGCGAGATCACCGTGCGGCTGCGGCCGCTGAAGCCCGGCCGCTACGCCTTCGCCGGCGAATATCACGAGGACACGGCCAAGGGCGAGCTGGTCGTCGAGTAAGAGGGAAGCATTCATGCTGGGCGCGCTCATCATCGTCTTTCGCGAGGTCATCGAGGCGGGTCTCGTGATCGGCATCGTGCTCGCGGTCACGCGCGGCGCGCGAGGGGCGCGGCCCTTCATCTTCGGCGGCGTCGCGGCGGGCGCGCTCGGCGCCGGCGTCGTCGCCGTCTTCGCCGACGCTCTGTCGCAGGCGGTCGCCGGCCGCGGCCAGGAATTGTTCAACGCCGGCGTGCTGGCCGTCGCCGTCGTGATGCTCGCCTGGCATAATATCTGGATGGCGCGTCATGGCCGCGAGCTCGCCTCGGAGCTGGCGGCGGTCGGCCGCGCCGCCGTGGCGGGCGAAAAATCCTTTGTGGCGCTCGCCGTCGTCGTCGCTCTCGCCGTGCTGCGCGAGGGGTCGGAAGTGGCGCTGTTCCTCTATGGCATTCTCGCTTCGGGCGAGACCGGAGCGGCGCTGCTGCTCGGCGGGCTCGGCGGCCTCGCGCTCGGCGCGGCGGTGAGCGCGCTCACCTATTTCGGCCTCGTCACCATACCGGCGCGCCATTTGTTCGCGGTGACGACGGCGATGATCACTCTGCTCGCGGCCGGCCTCGCCGCGCAGAGCATCGGCTTTCTGCAGCAGGCCTGGATCGTCACGGCCTTGTCGGAGACCTTGTGGGACACGTCCGCCATCCTGCCGGATTCGAGCGTTTTCGGGCGCGTGCTGCATACGCTGATCGGCTATACCGACCAGCCGACGCAATTGCAGGTCATCGTCTATGTGGCGACTCTGGCGGGAATCGCGATCGCGACCAAGCTCGCCGCGCCGCCCCCGCGCGCGCCGAAGACGGTGCAGGCGCCGGCGGAATAAAGCCGTACGAAGAAAAAGCGGACTCTCGACGCTCTCTCCTTCTCCCACAAGTGGGAGAAGGGACGCCTTTCCTGAGAGGTCTCTGGGCGTCTACTTTCCCGGCTCGTCCGGCGTCGCAATATCGATCTTGCGGATGACGCGCTCCGGCTCGGGGCGCACGAGGTCGATCGACAACAGCCCGTTGAGCAGATCGGCGCCCAGCACCTGCATGCCCTCGGCCAGCAGGAAGGCGCGCTGAAACTGGCGCGCGGCGATGCCGCGATGCAGATACTGCCGCTCGCGATCGTCGGTCTGCTTGCCGCGAATGACCAGCTGATTCTCCTCGAGC
The sequence above is a segment of the Methylosinus trichosporium OB3b genome. Coding sequences within it:
- the gmk gene encoding guanylate kinase, whose amino-acid sequence is MPHTPDRRGIVLILSSPSGAGKTTLTRMLLQSRELDLTLSISVTTRARRSSEVDGIHYSFISQKRFEAMRESGELLEWAEVHGNFYGTPRAPVEEILNEGRDALFDIDYQGTQQVREKMGADTVTVFILPPSMKELRARLERRAEDSRETIERRLDNARNEIQRWKAYDYVLVNDDLQRTFDDLIAILRSERQRRPRRMKGIEAFVERLLNE
- a CDS encoding cupredoxin domain-containing protein — translated: MTRFRTLLAIAAALAGSAATASSETALELSIKDHRFEPASLTARAGEPIAITVKNLDATPEEFESKALKVEKVVAGNGEITVRLRPLKPGRYAFAGEYHEDTAKGELVVE
- a CDS encoding FTR1 family iron permease → MLGALIIVFREVIEAGLVIGIVLAVTRGARGARPFIFGGVAAGALGAGVVAVFADALSQAVAGRGQELFNAGVLAVAVVMLAWHNIWMARHGRELASELAAVGRAAVAGEKSFVALAVVVALAVLREGSEVALFLYGILASGETGAALLLGGLGGLALGAAVSALTYFGLVTIPARHLFAVTTAMITLLAAGLAAQSIGFLQQAWIVTALSETLWDTSAILPDSSVFGRVLHTLIGYTDQPTQLQVIVYVATLAGIAIATKLAAPPPRAPKTVQAPAE
- a CDS encoding Hsp20 family protein, whose protein sequence is MARLPTLNSPFLLGFDEIERALDRVTRSASDGYPPYNIERLPRSEDSPERLRLTLAVAGFTRDQLDISLEENQLVIRGKQTDDRERQYLHRGIAARQFQRAFLLAEGMQVLGADLLNGLLSIDLVRPEPERVIRKIDIATPDEPGK